In the Streptomyces sp. BHT-5-2 genome, one interval contains:
- a CDS encoding pyridoxamine 5'-phosphate oxidase family protein, giving the protein MNDIPARHTAGTATDTALVDWADREASRRSTELDRTEALRLLGSVSLGRIVFTQDALPAIRPVNHLLHHGEVIIRTHEGAALATLTEHADDTGVVVAYEADTIDPATHCGWSVVVTGYCRLVTDPDDLAHYQALLHPWTDHRMTHALRIRPDLVTGVRLSR; this is encoded by the coding sequence GTGAACGACATCCCGGCCCGGCACACCGCCGGCACCGCCACCGACACCGCGCTGGTGGACTGGGCCGACCGCGAGGCGTCCCGTCGCAGCACCGAGCTGGACCGTACCGAGGCCCTGCGGCTGCTGGGCAGCGTGTCGCTGGGCCGGATCGTCTTCACCCAGGACGCGCTGCCGGCGATCCGCCCGGTGAACCACCTCCTGCACCACGGCGAGGTGATCATCCGCACCCACGAGGGCGCGGCGCTGGCCACCCTCACCGAGCACGCGGACGACACCGGGGTGGTCGTGGCCTATGAGGCCGACACCATCGATCCCGCCACGCACTGCGGTTGGAGCGTGGTGGTCACCGGCTACTGCCGCCTGGTGACCGATCCCGACGACCTGGCGCACTATCAGGCGCTGCTGCACCCGTGGACCGACCACCGGATGACCCATGCGCTGCGGATCCGCCCGGACCTCGTCACGGGGGTGCGGCTGTCCCGCTGA
- a CDS encoding TetR/AcrR family transcriptional regulator translates to MHRPKDAPLRSDAQRNRDRILEVALAELTRSADAPLSAIARKAGVGQGTFYRNFPNREALVLEVYRHEVQQVCDTATDLLATRPPDDALRAWMDRLARYAMTKAGLAAALRKATTTHGTLAAVGRGPLTAAVTLLLTANEEAGTIRPGVTPEDFLLAIAGLWQLDPQADGHSRAGRLLDLVMDGLRAGAPVSGTAAPP, encoded by the coding sequence GTGCACCGTCCCAAGGACGCGCCGCTGCGCTCCGACGCCCAGCGGAACCGCGACCGCATCCTGGAGGTGGCCCTCGCCGAGCTGACCCGCTCCGCCGACGCCCCGCTGAGCGCGATCGCCAGGAAGGCCGGCGTCGGACAGGGCACCTTCTACCGCAACTTCCCCAACCGCGAGGCCCTCGTCCTGGAGGTCTACCGCCACGAGGTCCAACAGGTCTGCGACACCGCGACGGACCTCCTGGCCACCCGCCCGCCCGACGACGCCCTGCGCGCCTGGATGGACCGCCTCGCGCGCTACGCCATGACCAAGGCCGGCCTGGCCGCCGCACTGCGCAAGGCCACCACGACGCACGGCACCCTCGCCGCCGTCGGCCGCGGCCCGCTCACCGCCGCCGTCACCCTCCTCCTGACCGCCAACGAGGAGGCCGGCACCATCCGCCCCGGCGTCACACCCGAGGACTTCCTCCTCGCCATCGCCGGCCTCTGGCAGCTCGATCCGCAGGCCGACGGGCACTCCCGCGCCGGCCGCCTCCTCGACCTGGTGATGGACGGGCTCCGCGCGGGGGCGCCCGTCAGCGGGACAGCCGCACCCCCGTGA
- a CDS encoding (2Fe-2S)-binding protein: MAPSTAGAITLTINGEKHTLPVDNRTTLLDALRERLGLTGTKKGCDQGQCGACTVLLDGRRVVSCLQLAVAAEGREVTTIEGVADGERLHPVQQAFLDLDGFQCGYCTPGQICSALAVIEEHAAGWPSAATTDVRPEAGVPRLTADEIRERMSGNLCRCGAYVSIVQAVARAAEETARATGRADVADMTDVEGAA; encoded by the coding sequence ATGGCCCCATCGACGGCCGGTGCCATCACCTTGACCATCAACGGCGAGAAGCACACGCTGCCCGTCGACAACCGCACCACCCTGCTCGACGCGCTGCGTGAGCGGCTCGGCCTGACCGGCACCAAGAAGGGCTGCGACCAGGGGCAGTGCGGCGCCTGCACGGTGCTGCTCGACGGGCGGCGGGTGGTCTCCTGCCTCCAGCTCGCGGTGGCCGCCGAGGGGCGGGAGGTCACCACCATCGAGGGCGTGGCCGACGGCGAGCGGCTGCACCCGGTGCAGCAGGCGTTCCTCGACCTCGACGGCTTCCAGTGCGGCTACTGCACGCCCGGACAGATATGTTCGGCCCTCGCGGTCATCGAGGAGCACGCCGCGGGCTGGCCCAGCGCGGCCACCACCGACGTCCGGCCGGAGGCGGGCGTGCCGCGGCTGACCGCCGACGAGATCCGGGAGCGGATGAGCGGCAACCTCTGCCGCTGCGGCGCCTATGTGTCGATCGTCCAGGCGGTCGCGCGGGCGGCGGAGGAGACGGCGCGCGCGACGGGCCGGGCGGATGTGGCGGACATGACGGACGTGGAGGGCGCGGCATGA
- a CDS encoding xanthine dehydrogenase family protein subunit M, translated as MREFDYRRASDVPDALALLGAEPEARYLGGGTNLVDLMKSGVERPALLVDVRELPLDRIEATPEGGLRIGATVTNSDLAAHPEVRRRYPALTQAVLAGASGQLRNMATVGGNLLQRTRCAYFTDLARPCNKRVPGSGCAAVAGEHRNHAILGASTHCVAVHPSDMGVALAAFDAVVEYATADGPGEVPLAEFHLPVGDTPHRETALPPGALITGLTLPPAPVAAVSRYRKVRERASYAFAIGSVAAALDVRDGTVHDVRLALGAVASRPWRAGAAERALRGGPATAEAFAAAADAELAAAEPLPGNGYKVTLIRNLVVAVLTELAEESRQTEEAAR; from the coding sequence ATGAGGGAGTTCGACTACCGGCGGGCGTCCGACGTTCCGGACGCCCTTGCACTGCTGGGCGCCGAGCCCGAGGCCCGTTACCTCGGCGGCGGCACCAACCTCGTCGACCTGATGAAGAGCGGCGTGGAGCGGCCCGCGCTCCTCGTCGACGTACGGGAGCTGCCGCTCGACCGCATCGAGGCCACCCCCGAGGGCGGGCTGCGGATCGGTGCCACGGTCACCAACAGCGACCTGGCCGCCCACCCCGAAGTGCGGCGCCGCTACCCGGCGTTGACGCAGGCGGTGCTGGCCGGCGCCTCCGGGCAGCTGCGCAACATGGCCACGGTGGGCGGCAATCTGCTCCAGCGCACGCGCTGCGCCTACTTCACCGACCTCGCCAGGCCGTGCAACAAGCGCGTCCCGGGAAGCGGTTGCGCGGCCGTCGCCGGCGAGCACCGCAATCACGCGATCCTGGGCGCCTCCACGCACTGCGTGGCCGTCCACCCCTCGGACATGGGCGTGGCCCTGGCCGCCTTCGACGCCGTGGTGGAGTACGCCACGGCCGACGGGCCGGGCGAGGTGCCGCTCGCGGAGTTCCACCTCCCGGTGGGCGACACGCCCCACCGGGAGACCGCGCTGCCGCCCGGCGCACTGATCACCGGCCTCACCCTGCCGCCCGCGCCGGTCGCCGCCGTGTCCCGCTACCGCAAGGTGCGCGAGCGGGCCTCGTACGCCTTCGCCATCGGGTCGGTCGCCGCCGCCCTCGACGTCCGGGACGGCACGGTCCACGACGTCCGGCTGGCCCTCGGCGCGGTCGCGTCCCGGCCGTGGCGCGCAGGGGCGGCCGAGCGGGCGCTGCGCGGCGGTCCGGCCACCGCCGAGGCGTTCGCCGCCGCCGCGGACGCCGAGCTGGCCGCCGCCGAGCCGCTGCCCGGCAACGGATACAAGGTGACGCTGATCCGGAATCTCGTCGTCGCCGTGCTCACCGAGCTGGCCGAGGAGAGCCGGCAGACCGAGGAGGCCGCCCGATGA
- a CDS encoding xanthine dehydrogenase family protein molybdopterin-binding subunit codes for MTTTTTGLAPVTGAVGTAHTRREGRDKVTGAARYAAEIPFAGLAHGWLVVSTVARGRIRPIDTAPVLAMPGVLAVLHHGNAQSLASGYTGPMGPADPTLQLFQHDRVPHAGWPVALVVAETSEEAREAAESLVVDYDEEVPDVAFAAGHQEAYVPVGGRAEAEQGKGDLAAELAASAVVVDAEYTTPEEHHHPMEPHAATAYWDSGRLEVVDSNQGSIFVAQELALLFSLEPSAVRVRSEHVGGGFGSKGTRPHQVAAAMAATVLHRPVRVVLTRRQMFSLIGYRSPTAQRVRLGADPDGRLRALDHQGLNQTSKVHEFVERSADAARAMYDADAHHTVSRVVRLDVPTPTWMRAPGEAPGSFALECAMDELAEKCGIDPIALRARNEPTVGPVSGLPYSSRRLLACFEEGARRFGWNERDPRPGVRRDGRWLLGTGTAAASFPTLAGPSTAAVTAEADGTFTVRITAADIGTGARTALSLVAADALAVTPDRVAIRIGDSDFGPAMIAGGSAGTRSWSWAITLAARELREQLALGGDIPPEGITARSNTADAIGALPPRERHAFGAQFAEVAVDVATGEVRVRRMLGVFAAGRIVNPLTARSQFVGGMIWGLSMALHEEAVRDHGTGTHVGADLAGYHVAANADVPLVEADWVDDPDEDDPVGIKGIGEVGIVGAAAAVANAVWHATGVRHRHLPIRPDRVLTSGGAALPRPPGGRA; via the coding sequence ATGACCACCACCACGACCGGGCTCGCCCCGGTGACCGGAGCCGTCGGCACCGCGCACACGCGTCGGGAGGGCCGGGACAAGGTCACCGGCGCGGCCCGCTACGCCGCCGAGATACCCTTCGCCGGCCTCGCCCACGGCTGGCTGGTGGTGTCCACCGTCGCCCGCGGCCGGATCCGCCCCATCGACACCGCACCGGTCCTGGCGATGCCGGGGGTGCTCGCCGTCCTCCACCACGGGAACGCCCAGTCGCTGGCCTCGGGTTACACCGGCCCGATGGGGCCGGCCGATCCGACGCTCCAGCTCTTCCAGCACGACCGGGTGCCGCACGCCGGCTGGCCGGTGGCCCTGGTCGTCGCCGAGACCTCCGAAGAGGCCAGGGAGGCCGCCGAATCGCTGGTGGTCGACTACGACGAGGAGGTACCCGACGTCGCGTTCGCCGCCGGGCACCAGGAGGCGTACGTCCCGGTGGGCGGTCGGGCCGAGGCGGAGCAGGGGAAGGGGGACCTGGCGGCCGAACTCGCCGCGTCCGCAGTGGTGGTGGACGCGGAGTACACCACGCCGGAAGAGCACCACCACCCGATGGAGCCGCACGCCGCGACCGCCTACTGGGACAGCGGCCGGCTGGAGGTCGTCGACTCCAACCAGGGCAGCATCTTCGTCGCCCAGGAACTCGCCCTGCTGTTCTCGCTCGAACCGTCCGCGGTCCGGGTGCGCTCCGAGCACGTCGGCGGCGGCTTCGGCTCCAAGGGCACCCGTCCGCACCAGGTGGCGGCGGCGATGGCGGCGACGGTCCTGCACCGCCCCGTACGCGTCGTGCTGACGCGACGTCAGATGTTCTCGCTGATCGGCTACCGCAGCCCCACCGCACAACGGGTCCGGCTCGGCGCCGACCCCGACGGACGGCTGCGGGCCCTGGACCACCAGGGGCTCAACCAGACCTCGAAGGTGCACGAGTTCGTCGAGCGCAGCGCCGATGCGGCGCGGGCGATGTACGACGCGGACGCGCACCACACCGTCAGCCGGGTGGTCCGCCTCGACGTGCCGACGCCGACGTGGATGCGGGCCCCGGGCGAGGCCCCGGGCTCGTTCGCGCTGGAGTGCGCGATGGACGAACTCGCCGAGAAGTGCGGCATCGACCCGATCGCCCTGCGCGCCCGCAACGAGCCGACCGTCGGCCCCGTCTCCGGCCTGCCCTACAGCAGCCGCCGGCTTCTCGCCTGCTTCGAGGAGGGCGCCCGCCGCTTCGGTTGGAACGAACGGGACCCGCGCCCCGGGGTCCGGCGGGACGGCCGCTGGCTGTTGGGGACGGGCACCGCGGCCGCCTCGTTCCCCACACTGGCCGGCCCGAGCACGGCGGCGGTGACGGCGGAGGCGGACGGCACCTTCACCGTGCGGATCACCGCGGCGGACATCGGGACCGGGGCACGGACCGCGCTGTCCCTGGTCGCCGCGGACGCGCTGGCGGTGACGCCGGACCGGGTGGCGATCCGGATCGGTGACAGCGACTTCGGGCCGGCCATGATCGCCGGCGGTTCGGCGGGCACCCGCTCCTGGTCCTGGGCGATCACCCTCGCCGCCCGCGAACTGCGCGAACAGCTGGCCCTGGGCGGCGACATCCCGCCGGAGGGGATCACCGCACGTTCGAACACCGCGGACGCCATCGGCGCGCTGCCGCCCCGTGAACGGCACGCCTTCGGCGCGCAGTTCGCCGAGGTCGCGGTGGACGTCGCCACCGGCGAGGTGCGGGTCCGGCGGATGCTGGGCGTCTTCGCCGCCGGCCGGATCGTCAACCCGCTCACCGCACGCAGCCAGTTCGTCGGCGGCATGATCTGGGGGCTCTCCATGGCCCTGCACGAGGAAGCGGTCCGGGACCACGGCACCGGCACCCATGTCGGCGCCGACCTCGCCGGCTACCACGTCGCCGCCAACGCCGACGTACCGCTCGTCGAGGCGGACTGGGTGGACGACCCGGACGAGGACGACCCGGTCGGCATCAAGGGCATCGGCGAGGTCGGCATCGTGGGCGCCGCCGCGGCGGTCGCCAACGCGGTCTGGCACGCGACCGGCGTCCGCCACCGCCACCTGCCGATCCGTCCGGACCGGGTCCTGACGTCCGGCGGGGCCGCACTCCCCCGGCCGCCGGGCGGCCGCGCCTGA